A genomic region of Miscanthus floridulus cultivar M001 chromosome 3, ASM1932011v1, whole genome shotgun sequence contains the following coding sequences:
- the LOC136542304 gene encoding uncharacterized protein, which yields MAKEQSAPLVAKIKELEEERDSFRLRAQEATASAKATAGQLGAEQSEHQATKVALAEATKAAEASRVEVSAWKGKAEDLEKEASQAAEASVAAQAALDVEVREHEALRSAVRSACEALDVEEVQSASSLGSRLIALSGHVRERLRGALHTGVKRALAVVSSHYAINLEAVSDGYVLPEDDEEADAEVVRLLEAAEAPGTALAKLFEEEVVPPAPAADP from the exons atggctaaggagcagtccgcccctctggtggccaagatcaaggaactggaggaggagcgagactccttcaggcttcgggcccaagaagcgacggcctctgcgaaggccacagccgggcagctgggtgcggagcagagcgagcatcaggcgacaaaagtcgccctggcagaggctaccaaggcggccgaggcctctcgggtcgaggtctcagcctggaagggcaaggccgagg atctggagaaagaggcctcccaggcggctgaggcctccgtcgcggcgcaagcagcgctggatgtcgaggtccgggagcacgaggcgctgcgcagcgctgtccggtctgcctgcgaggctctggacgtcgaggaggtccaatcagctagctcccttgggagccgcctcatcgcgttgagcggccacgtccgcgagagactccgaggggcgttgcacacgggtgtcaagcgcgccctggccgtcgtctcctcgcactacgccatcaacctcgaggctgtcagcgacggctatgtgttgccagaagatgacgaggaggctgatgcagaggtcgtgaggctgctggaggcggccgaggcacctggcaccgcgttggccaagctgttcgaagaagaggtggtccctcccgcgccagccgccgatccttga